DNA sequence from the Salvia splendens isolate huo1 chromosome 19, SspV2, whole genome shotgun sequence genome:
CGACACCACAAGTAAGTAAGCAGTGATTTAGTTATCGTGCAAGTGACTGAATTCGTTTCATTTGATTGGATCCGCTAAGAAAAAATCACGGTCTGTAGGATTTGATAAAGGACCCGAATAAGTGGCGCAACCAGGAAAAGTTCGTACCTGTTCCTCCGTATGGGTATATGTTACTTCCAAATTACCAGCCTCGGTCGCAGCCCAGACCTACAAAATCACGAAATGAAATGGTGCAACTTAGTAATACTGCAATAGTTTACGGAGACTAAGTATCAAATTTGAGGAAGAACTACGAAGTACAAACCTTTACAGTGTTGTCTAATGAAGCTGATAAAAGGAACTGATCCCAACACAAAACAGATGTGACGACATGGTTATGTCCGGTTAAAGTTTGGATACATTGCATAGTTTCCAGGCTCCACACCTGAATATAAAACATGAAAGAGAAGAAACAATACATTAGTGAGAAGCCGCAGTACAATTAGAAGCATACTTAGTTTTAAGTGTCGAACTTACTCTAATAGTGTGGTCCATGGAACCGGAGTACATTTTGTTACCACTGACAACTAGTGTCACGACAGCAAGAGTGTGACCCAAAAGTGATGCAGCTGGTTCAAAGCAGTTCGTAGCAGCATTGAATTTCCATGCCAATATTGACCCGTCCTGTGTTAAATAACAACGAAGATAAAAAAGGGTAACATTAGAATCTGTCTCCACATGAAGTTAAACTTAAAGCATTTTTCAGTGCCACCTCTCATCAACTCATGCAGTAAACAGAAGTATAAATCCAAGAATTGAAAACTAGCAGTCGAATTACAGGAGAAAATAAATACGTAAATGCCCCAGGATGCACACAAAATTATGCTTTCCACTTCTATTAAAAATCACTTGGTGAGTACCACAACATCTCCCTCTCCAATTTAAGAGAATGAATTGAGAAATTTCACGAGGGAAATCGAGATGCAGTGGTCACTTTACTGGCACAGCACACCATAATAAAACATATACGTGGTTCGGAAGACAAGATATTTTTTCAGTATACCCATAAAATCAGCATTATACCTTGTTACCGGCGAAGAGTAGATCATTTCCAACGACTAGGGAATACACTTGTCCAACAGGTCCGCTTAAACTGAGCTCCATTGATGTTTGGATATTCCATGCCTATTACAGGACAAATAAATGGACAAAAATGTAAGACGTAACGGTAGTTACATCGACAGGAAAGGTTAACCAACATATTCAGGGCTTGTGCATCTTACCAATATGAGAAAGAGAGTGATAAATGAAACACATTTATAGTAAACAGAAAAAGAAGGGTAACAGTTTGAATGTTGATTCTTTGTCTTACCTTGACAAGATTTGTCAAGCCCACGAACACCCATGGACCTTCACTTAGCATACAGCCTACTGAACATCCCATATTCACTACACCTGCCAGCTGTTATAAAGAAAACAAGAGAGCTTACATTAAACCATTACCACTAGATGAGCAATAAAAAGTTTATAACCCAAACACAACTTGACTGAAAGCTCTCTGAGCTAAGTTTCAAACTCATCCTGAAAAGCTCAAGTATTTTCATAGCCGGTTGAAACTCACAAGTATGATCCTCTATAACTTTTTTTGGTATTCCATTTCTGtatcctaattaaattaatgattTATCTAGTTATTTTGTACACACACTACAATCATATAATTGCTAATAATATAGATTAGAAATGATTATTCAAAATTTCCATGTTCTCATCACCCTAAAAAACCAAACAGAAATACAAAAAGTTGTAACAAATGGACTACATTGATTAGAAGTAAGATAATAACATCTAAAGTATATGCAAATTTGAGTTTGAGCTATAATGGCCTAAACTGTATATTAGTGCAACATCAGATAAATGTTTTTGCATAGCATCCATTCTGATTCTAAGCATAAGCTACACACCTCAAGTTCAAATTCTTATGTATAAGTatatgagagagaaaaatagaaaGCTAAATTTCCTTTATTGTTTTGTAACACGTAGAATATCCATAGCGTTGCCCAAGTTTAGTATAAAAATCTCATACCTTAATCTAAATTAGACTAATTGCATAAGCACATTGGATGGGAAAATACATTAAAGTTATAGCTAATTGTCTCCAATATTTGCAGAATGCAAACAAGAACAATGTAGAGAATTAAACAAAACATGTAAAAGGGAACTACCTGACCAGATTGGCAGTCCCAAATTCTGACCGTCTCATCTTCACTCCCAGAGTAAAGCTTATCAGACCCCGAAGGCAAAGTAATCCCTGTCACAGCCTGACAAGCAAATATTTTTATCAAGAGCAACCTTCACCAGCAAGCTCTAGCTCACGCAAGGCACACATAAATCAAGGGATACATGCCTAAATAAACTCACTTCACAAAATTAAAGGAAAGTTCCAGAAAGCGAAGTACTACACATGCAAAATGCAAAACCAACGGAAACTTATGGACCATTAAGAAATATAACTAGGCTCCATAGCAAATGCAAAAATATTCTAGAGGTGAAACACAGACCACCCAAAAATCCAAATGTCACGAAACAAAGACAACATTTTTCATATAGCTACAACCACCACAAGAGCCCGACCTCACTCAGTAAAGCTTATCAGTACCCGAAAGCAAAGTAATCCCTGTCACAGCCTGACAAGCAAATTTTTCTATCAAGAGCAACCTTCACCAGCAAGCTCTAGCTTGCACGAAGTAAAGACATACATACCTAAAAACACCCACCTTCACAAAATTAAAGGAAAGATCTAGGTGGCGAAGTACTACGCATGCGAAACTTATGACCATTCAGAAATATAACTAGGTTCGGTACCACATGTAAAACTATTCTAGAGGTGAAACAAAAACACCACCCAAAAATCCAAATGTCACCAAGCAAAGACAAGATTTTTCAAACAGCTACAATCACAACCAAGAACAACTCAAACATAACATCAGCAAGAAATCATAAACCAGCATCAAGAACTGCATTAATCTACATCGAAGAACAAGATCAGTAGAAAATTAACCTACTTGTTTGTGCCCCTCGAGCGGTGTCAACAAGGTAAACGAATCCGTGGACCACTGATGCAAAAATTTACAAGTATCGCCATATCTACAGCTCCCTTGCAACCAATAGCTGCAGATTTTCTTGTCAACTTTCCTAACGAAAGTCCTATTGCCGCTTACCGGCTGCTGCGACTGCGGCCTGCCCCATGAATTATTATGATTgctattattaaaattatagttCCCGCTCCTCCGtaatccgccgccgccgcggtAATTATCCTCCGCCCCGAAACCCTGATGCCCCCTCTTGCCATTCGCCGCCGTCGGCAGCTCCCCGTGTAAAAAGGGGCACGGATTTCGCGTGCACTTGCCTCTTTCCCAGTGGAAACACACCTTCTGCTGCCTGCCGTTGCTATCGCTTGAAGACGAGGGGCCGAGGCGGTTGAAAATCCTTCTTCCCCCATCCGCATCCATTTTTAGGAGTCACACTGTGTAAATGAGATGGTTGAGGGGAAAACGGGAGGTCTTTTATTGGGTTGTGAATTAGAATTGGGGGTGATTGATTAGATAGCGGTGCTGATCCCGAACAAGACACTAATTAGAGAATAGGAAGTGTGATTTGGGGTTTCAAGGGAATTTTATGAACCCTATTTTCGGGAGTTTTAAGATTTTTAAGAAAGGGGAATTGTAGGAGGAGGAAGAAAACACGACTTTCCTGTGCATTTATCTTATAAATTCAGGCGCAATTATTTgctaaaataagagagaaaattatGGAAAGCAAGAGAAAAAAGGAAAGTCAGCAGCAAAAACATCTTCCCACAGAAATTTTATACGtataaagttttgattttttaggTATGTTTGGACAACTCAAGGATCTGTGCCTTGTTCAGCTCAAATTATGTCAAAATTTGAGaagttttgtatttttttcagATCAAGGTTTGGAAGAAGTTCAAGGTATTGAGAAATTTGAATTAAACGAAACGAGGTGATCGGCCTCTGAGAATTCGAACACCTCGAACTTATGGCGACAGAATCAGTGATTCGAGACAAGGTACGCGATCAAGTGGCATTGCCTCCTCGTATAGAATCTAGACGCGCTTTTTCCCAGTTTAGGTGGTCTGAGTGTGCAATGTTGGTTCATCTACTTTCATTCCTTTCCTGTTGTTGTTTGCAGTGATACTGATTTTGCAGCTTCATATGTAATGTAGGTAGCATATGTCTAAATCTCATTTCTGTTAAACTGTATAGCCAccaaaaaattgaaatgttGTAGGTGTATATATGTGGACAAGACTATGAAATAACCGTTTACAACGTTGTGTGCTTTCTTCGTACGCAATCCATTTGAATGCTGTCAAACGATTTGATTGTCAGTCACTCGAATGCAAGTCTTTGGGAGCCAACGAGGGATGCATATAGACCCTTCTGTCCTATCAACTCCGAGTGTGTCCCCAGTTCTGAGACCTTCCCATCGGAGCACAGAGCG
Encoded proteins:
- the LOC121779939 gene encoding zinc finger CCCH domain-containing protein 48-like, which codes for MDADGGRRIFNRLGPSSSSDSNGRQQKVCFHWERGKCTRNPCPFLHGELPTAANGKRGHQGFGAEDNYRGGGGLRRSGNYNFNNSNHNNSWGRPQSQQPVSGNRTFVRKVDKKICSYWLQGSCRYGDTCKFLHQWSTDSFTLLTPLEGHKQAVTGITLPSGSDKLYSGSEDETVRIWDCQSGQLAGVVNMGCSVGCMLSEGPWVFVGLTNLVKAWNIQTSMELSLSGPVGQVYSLVVGNDLLFAGNKDGSILAWKFNAATNCFEPAASLLGHTLAVVTLVVSGNKMYSGSMDHTIRVWSLETMQCIQTLTGHNHVVTSVLCWDQFLLSASLDNTVKVWAATEAGNLEVTYTHTEEQGLITLCGMHDSESKPVLLCSCNDNSVRVYDLPSFSERGKIFSKEEVRSIQIGPGGLFFTGDGSGQVRVWKWSAESTATS